The region ctgcaatgcaggagtcttgCAGGAGAAgcgggttctacccctgggtcaggaagatcccctggagtaggaaatggcaacccactccagtgttcttgcctgggaaatcccatggacagaggagcctggtggactacagtccacagggtcacaaaaatgtcggacacagcttagcaactaaatgacagcaaagaagaagaaaagactagagttctctctctctcccccctccccctctctctctttccccaccaCGTGAGGATACATCAAAAAGGCAGCCACCTATCAACCAGGAAAAGGATCTTCACTAAGAACCGGACCCTGTTGGCACCCTGATCTCTGACTGTCACACAGCCTGCAGAACTACAAGAAATAAATCTCTGCTGTTTAAACCTCCCAGTCTACAGTATTCTGTTACAGTACCCCAAAATGATGACGACAAAGGGCAATTCCAAAGGTTACATATGGATCTTGCAATTGGTGAAGATAAAAACTTAGGCTGGAGTTCTTCACTATCCCAAGACTGAGCTTTGAGTTTTTATCTCCGGGCTTCCTAACActcaaaaaaatgagaaatatgagTTAATTACATGATTTACATCTTTTAAGAAAAGTTACATGTGCCAATTCTTTAAGACACCaacaaaaatttaatgaaataaattttttgcCTTTATTCCATGGATACTGTTCAACATAAGATACAATATTTCCTCTGACAGTTGTGTAAAAAGTAAGAAtggaatttccatttttttcttgttttaactcTTAATGAAACCTTTTATTACTCATCTTTGCTATGCTTATGTATGCATATTTTCTGTTGGATTAGGTTTTCTGCCAGGATAAGGCTTGTGACTCATTACAGAAACCCAGTTCTTAGCAGAGTGGCACATGTGAGGACTTCACAAATGTGTGCTTAACCAGAAGTAAGTAATGCGGTGGAATGACTTCTGATGGAGAGAGGTACTGACCTAAACTAAAGATATGTAAATTTTCAGGATCTCAGTCAGCTtgggttgctataacaaaataccatagactgggtgacttaaacaacagacatttatttctcacagtaccAGAGGCTGGAAAGTACATGTTCAAGGTGCCAGCAAATTCAGTTCATGGAGATGGCACTCTTCCTGGCTCCCTTCTCACTGTAAATTCACCTGATGGAGAGAGGAAGCTCTGGTGTCTTGTCCTTTTCTATAAAGGCACTAATCCTACCACAGGAgttccatcctcatgacctcatctaaacctaacaaccttccaaaggccccacctcctaataccatcacactggggttaGCATTTCTACCCGTGAATGttggggggacacaaacattcagtccatagcaggaTCTAATTTGGACAGTACGTAACAGGATCTAATTTGCACCACTGATAAAAATCCAAACCACCCAAACTCTCCTAAGCACATAGTTTCCTTAATATATACTGAAAAGAAACTTATaatatctttaatttctcttcaagaTAAGTAAAAACATTTCCTTATTTTGCACTAGAACTATGAAAATCTGCCTACACtgctagattctttttttaatgatggaTCTTTGGTTCAGTTACAAAATAAGATTTGTTGAATCAGGGCAAAAGCATCTAAATAAGTGTCTTAGAAATAAAGCTCAATCTTGAATCCAATGTTTCATTGTGTAAAGATTCCATTTTCAAACTTTTGTCAATGACACAGCATGGACACTGACTAATCATAAAAGGTATCATCTGTAAACAAGTGCTGTAATCATCTGAGTGCGTGCCAGAGAAATATCTGCAAGTTATGATGGATTTAATACTCAAAGTACTCAATAGGTGGTGAATAACTAAGTTAGTAATTACTTAATTGTAATTTTATTCATACAGAGATTTCTAGAATTAGCAGCTATAAGAACATTCTTATGATAATCTAAGGTATCTGCTGAGgtagaaattgattttttttttcagtatcgaAACCACCTAACCAACAAATCTGTATATGTAATTTGAACCTCCAAAAGGCATTCAAATGTCCCCAACATGATTGAAAGTTGGAACTAATGGGGCAGTGACAATAGTTCCTTTATACAgacaattttataatatttcaggACACTGGCATCTAATGATGGTGACCAACACAAAATCATTGGGCTGTCAGCTTCTACTTTCTGCAGCAAAGTTAGCaattattctgaaataatttccTGTTACTAATGCCTTCCCAGAAGTACTTAAGCATGATGGCCTTATGAATATAGTTATTAGTGGAACTACATTTAGTACTTGGATTCTTTGGGAAATCTGATAAAGATAATATTCCTCCAAAGGTTACTGTCCAGATTAGAAGTCATTTTTATCACTGGACCTAAGTTCTAGTCAGCTGTCATTAAGAGCATCTTGTTAGCCAGGGAAGGACTTTGTAGCTGGGTCAAGGCCGAGGAAGTCTGGGCAAGGTTGCTAAGGTAACGAATCTGTCCAAAGGCTTCTCTCAGCATCAACCTTTCATCTTATTAAATTTAGATAAGCAAAGCACTGTGAGGAGAATGCTAATAAGCCAAATGACAGAAAGAATTGCACAAAGATATTTTTAAGCTTGATAGATGTGTGTTTAAGCTCTTTTATAAAGATACAACAATATGTGTGGGCTTAGAGATGTTCATGGAAATGAGCTAAATTATCCCGGGTCCACATATTGCTTACATTAGCATGTGAAATATGTGGCTCTACAGAATAGAATTTAATATGATGATACACATTGATTGAGTGCCTGTTTGGTACCTGAATTTGTTTTTCAGTGTAACATTTGAGTCTGAGAAGAATTAAATTCTAAAGATAGTGAAGCTTAATATGTCTTCTAAAGAGTCCAGACTCAGTGAGGTAGAGAAACTTCAGGTCTTGCTTTAGGGATTGTTGGCTAGGTGGAGTGAGGCTATTGTGCTAAAAATATACAAGCTATCCAGCAGtccaactcctgggcatattcccaaacaaaactataactcaaaaagatgcatgcacccctgtgttcacagcagaactattcacagtaaccaagacatggaaacaaccgaaatgtccatcaacaggcgagtggataaagatgtggtacacacatcccatggagtattattcaaccatgacaacctagaggggtgggatgggggtgggtgggagggagtgcaagagggaggagatatatgcatACTTGTGGCCGATTCAtgctgctgtacagcagaaatcaacacaacattgtaaagcaattcttctccgaaagtgaaatgaaagtgttggCTGCTCAatcttgcccaactctttgcaaccccatggagtgtagcccaccagactcctctgccaatggaattctccaggcaggaatactggagtgggctgccattcccttctgacccagggatggaacctgggtctccagtactgaaggcagattctctgctgtctgagccaccagggaagctaactGAAAATAAACAGATGACAGATGAGAAGGAGGGCGAGATAACGCCATCTGTAGCcatatggatgggcctagagttatcatactaggtgaagcacgtcagagaaagaaaagtggtAACGGTGTCACTCACATGTGAGATCCAAAATACAACAGAAACGAACACATGTGAACCAGACTCACAGAGAGAAAACACACCTGTGATTCCAAAGGGGAGGGAGAGTAAGGAAGGaaagactgggagtttgggattcagCAGATGCAAACCactatatacagaatggataaacagcaaggtcctactgtatagcctgggaaattatactcaatatcctgtataagccataatggaaaagaatatgtaaaagaacatacatatatgtataactgagtcactttgctgtatagaagaacttaacattgtaaatcaactatacttcaataaaatttaaacatattttctatatatacatatatatattaaatatatagggcttcctcattggctcagacggtaaagagtccacctgcaatgctggaaatgCCTGAaggattccagggacagaggagcccggcaggctacagtccctggggtcacaaagagctggacacgactgagtaacactttcactttcatatatatataatatatatgaatttaatatgtatacacacacacacacacacacacacacacacacacacacaatagcaaAGACTAACAGAATCATGTCTAAAGGATACAAGAGTCAAATTGAGGGGCTCTGTCTGGCCTAAGATAGGACAACttgaacatcaaaaagaataattatGACAATGGATTGAAATGAATCAAAAATGGAAAAGTCCAAGAGCTCATAATgatattggggggaaaaaaaacctaattGAACTCTATTAGGAGTTGCTAAGGCCACTAACTCACTACTGAAATTTAATAAAGAGTAGGAAAGAATGAAGTATATGTCTTGCCTTTCCTATAtgaattgcatttctatacaactaaattgctgattaaaaaaatgcttttattttttgattgggtcgtttatttttctggaattgagcttcaggagttgcttgtatatttttgagattaatcctttgtctgtttcctcatttgttattattttctcccaatctgagggctgtcttttcaccttacttatagtttcctttgttgtgcaaaagcttttaattttcattaggtcccatttgtttatttttgcttttatttccaatattctgggaggtgggtcatagaagatcttgctgtgatttatgtcggagagtgttttgcctatgttctcctctaggagttttatagtttctggtcttacatttagatctttaatccattttgagtttatttttgtgtatggtgttagaaagtgttctagaactaaacagacatttctccaaagaagacatacagatggctaacaaacacatgaaaagatgctccacatcactcatcatcagagaaatgcaaatcaaaaccacaatgaggtaccattacacgccagtcaggatggctgctatccaaaagtctacaagcaataaatgctggagagggtgtggagaaaagggaaccctcttacactgttggtgggaatgcaaactagtacagccactatggaaaacagtgtggagatttcttaaaaaactggaaatagaactgccatatgacccagcaataccacttctaggcatacacactgaggaatccagatctgaaagagacacgtgcaccccaatgttcatcgcagcactgtttataatagccaggacatggaagcaacccagatgcccatcaacagatgaatggataaggaagctgtggtacatatacaccatggaatattactcagccgttaaaaagaattcatttgaatcagttctaatgagatggatgaaactggagcccattatacagagtgaagtaagccagaaagataaagaacattacagtatactaacacatatatacggaatttagatagatggtggcgataaccctatatgcaaaacagaaaaagagacacagaagtacagaacagacttttgaactctgggggagaacgtgagggtgggatgttttgaaagaacagcatgtatactatctatggtgaaacggaccaccagcccaggtgggatacatgagtcaggtgctcgggcctggtgcactgggaggaccctgaggagtcgggtggggagggaggtgggaggggggatcgggatggggaatacgtgtaactatatggctgattcatgccaatgtatgacaaaacccactgaaatgttgtaaagtgattggcctccaactaataaaataatatttaaaaaaaaaaaaatgcttttaaaaataattgcagaTAGTACATGCATAAGAAATAGTAAGATTAAAAATCAGAACTTTTCAACTCTCAATGAAATGATGGATCTAGACAACATACATCAATGAACGCTAAAACTATTAGGTGAAATGTTGGTGGGGAACTTAATAATGGAGAGACTATGTTGACAACATCTGAACTCACTAATCAATCAAAACATCATTAaagatgggactatcagacctGAGGCACCTCATAATATAATGCAATGGGAAGTACACCCATCACTTATGAAACAGTCTTGCCTAGGAATATTGATTGAATCTCAATGTAATCAACCCTCTAGTTCTAACTACAAGGAAGAGAGAACGTAGCTttgaaaaaagcaaaatccaAAAATTGGGACCTTTTAaagacaaatgacccagtttctccCACAAATCAATAGTGTGAAAGAAAGCAGGGAGGGGAGCTGCTTTATAATAAAAGAGTCCTAAGAGACAGAACAGTCACATCCAATGAGTAGACCTTTTCTGGATTCTGAGTCAAACAAATCAATGTAAAGCAACATCTTTGACAAAATTAGAAGAAATTTAACGTAACTGAGAAAGAGATGATACAAAATTATTATTTGTGTTCAGTTTGATAATATTAGCTGGTGCTTTGAAAGATTCTAAGCAGTTAGAGATGTGTGTGGCCTGCCCGcacagtcaagtctgactctgcgaccccatggactatagcccaccaggatcctctgtccatgggattctccaggcaagaatgctggggtgggctgccatctcctcctccgggcgatcttcctgacccagggatggaacacaggttccctgcattgcaggtggattcttaacggtctgagccaccagggaagcccaagaatgctggcatgggttgctatttcctcctccgggggatcttcctgacccagggctcgaactgcattctcctctgccttttgttctgcaggcagattcttcatcactgagtcacgtgggaaggcCTAGAGATGCCCACTAAAGTATTCACAGGTGTTATAAAATGGGGTCAGAGGTTTGCTTTAAAATGCTctagggagggacttccctggcagtccagtggttaagactttgccttccaatgcaaggggtgtgggttcaatccctggaaagggagctaagatcccacatgcctctaggTCACAACactcaaacataaaacagaagcaatgttgtaacaaattcaataaagcttttaaaaatggtccacatcaaaaaatactTTAGGAAAAAATGCTTTAGGGACCTCTATTCTAccttgtaatgacctatatgggaaaagaatctaagaaaagagtggatatgtgtctGTCTATAGTTTATTCACTTTGCTATGTcatagaaagtaacacaacattgtaaatcaactatagtccaataaaaaatttaaatggctTTAAAATGCCAGGGGGAATGCAGGGAAGTTAGTAAAACACATTGGCAAAATGTTTATGACTGTCAAAATCCTGAAAACAAAGCACCTGTGGAAAACCGGGTGCTTGAATTACAGTGTTGGAACTAACTGACTAATATTTCTTACAGTTTCACCATGGAGAGAACCAGTAGCACCTGTCTGGTGCTTATATAAATTACTCTTACTTCTGGCAAGAGTCTCTACTGAATGGAGTCAGCCAAACcaccatatttaaaaatttatatttatcctGGTCTTTATTCCAAAAGAAATATGTCAGTTCCTAAGGATAATCTGAACTCTGAAACATGCCCTCatctgaaaatataaacaaaggaaGAGTTTGGTACAGTGAAAACACTGCCCCTAGATAAAGATAAATGATTTGGTGACTCAGAAGAGCATACCATATAGTCACCAGGGGGAACCTCTGAAGAGTCTAAGCTTTCTGCTAATTTGGGCTGCTACCAAGCAACTGAAGCCACTTTCTTAGCAAGCCAGACACTCAAGTTTCTGTCAACAACATGAAAAACTGAAGGAGGAAAGCACAGAAGTACACAGTCACTCTTCctattaaaataaactaaaattaagttaaataagaacaagagattttaaagaattaagGAATTACTTATAATGTGACAATgataatatataaagagctcctaCAGATCAATAAAAAGATGAACACTCCAATAGAAAAATGGGCGAAGGACACAAAATCAATTGAGAATAATATAAATGATCAACATacattataaaaatcattttaaacacTTGAAAATCAACCTCAGTAATAATCAATGAATGCAAATAAGACAAGGAAATACCGCTTTTATCTATCATACTGGCAAATGTTTTCAGTGATAaatagaatgagatggttggatggcaacactgactcaacggacatgagtttgagcaaactccgggagagggtgaaggacagggaagttgggcatgctgcagtccatggggtcacaaaagctcagccacaacttagcaactgaacaacaacagtgactTTCTCTAGAAACAGTAGTAACAATTGGTTCAACACTTCTTAAGGTCAATTTGGCAAAATGTATAAACATCACTGTCTTTGCTTCAACAATTCTATTTCCTGGAATTAGTCCAAAGGATATAATTATGAATGCTGACAAAGATTTAGGCAGAAGAAAGTTCATTCCAGTGATGTTTATAatagttcagatcagtcgctcagtagtgtcagattccttgtgaccccaaggacggcagcatgccaggcttccctgtccctattttcttcagtttaagtctgaattttgcaataaggagttcatgatctgagccacagtcagctcctggtcttgtttttgctgactatatagagtttcttcatcttcggctgcaaagaaaataatcaatctgatttttgtattgaccatctggtgatgtccatgtgtaaagtcgtctcttgtgttgttggaagagggtgtttgctatgaccagtgcgttctcttggcaaaattctgttagcctttgttctgcttcattctgtacttcaaggccaaacttgcctgttactccagatatctcttgacttcctacttttgcattccagtcccctatgataaaaaagacatccttttttggtgttagttctagaaggtcttgtaagtgctcatagaactgttcagcttcttcggcattagtggttggggcataaacttggattactgttacATTGACTAgtatagtaaatatttataatagtaaaaattgaaaataacctAGATATTCAGTAgaaataaattatgatacatacataaaatagaacaCCATGTTATCATTATCTCTGTTGTCATAAAGCTATCCAGATAAATATGAAAAGATTCAGAAATTTGCTTATATTATACTCTTAAGTATAAAAATGGGGCTTCTTTTTACTGACTTAGCagtaaacaatctacctgccatgcaggagatgtgggttcctgggttcaatccctgggttgggaagatcacctgcaggaggaaatggcaacccacttcattattcttgcctggaaaatcccatggacagaggagcctggcaggttacagtccatgggattgcaaagagttggacaacttaacaactaaacaacaacacaaagtaTAAAAACGGGCTATTAAAGTAGTATGTGTTGTGTATGCATATGTAAATACATGCAAAATAATCACAAGTAAAATATACTCAAAGTGGCAATCAATACTCTGATTAATGGGAgtgtaattaataaaaataattcttattagTCAATATTCTCTAAAATTTGTACACTGAACATATAAGGATAAAAGCTATCATTTAAGAgtgaaaagaaaactttctaaGGACTAACTTCTACTTCTCCAACTGTGCTCAATTGTTGTTTCACTCAGTTTGGGTTTACTGCACCCTATTTCCTCACTGATGGAacatacaagggaagccctgccatTTCCACCGGCCGGCTGCACCAAGAGCCCCGGGGAAGAGACACACTGGTGGCTGGCCTCTAAGTGTGGAAAGCCTTTATCACCCAAATTGTTATGCTTCCTGTTCCATTTTTCCTCACAACTGTCTCAGCAGTGCCAACACCTCTATCTTTTCTCCCTGGCTAAAACTAGAATTCAAGCAACATAGAGCCCCTGTGCGCTTCCCTTCTGTGTCAATGGTCCCCTATCAGAAATACCCTGCCACCAAAGACTCATTCACCTAGCCTGATTTCCATGCCAATAAATGCTTAATCTACTGGTTACAATCTTTTCATAACCCTATGCTcctatttccagggcaaaccTATATTACTTCTTAGCTGTATCCATTTGGGGTTCTCAAAGTCAGAgtgcctttttttctcctttggtaagTTTAAGTATCAGAGCttgataaacaatttttaaatgtagaaaataattgTTTTGTCATTGAAGGCAATCCTATTTCcaaattaagatataattttaaaCCACCatcttcataattttaaaaaagtgattaagGTCACAGAAATCAGTTAAATTGAACATTGTACAGAGCAGATTAGAGAAATTTAATCCTTGCATTCTGGGATCTTACAATTTCAGGCAAATCACTCATATTTGCATAGTGTCAATGTACCATTTCATATACTCAACAAACCCTTGTTGAGTACCTACTAATGGTCAAGGGACACTCCTTCCACCAAAGTCCTGGAGGTACAAATACACACAGGCAGGGACACTATTTGAGAAGCTAACAGATTAGTCAATGTTGTCAATAGACAATATGTGAGCAATACAATCCAGTGGATGAGTGTAAGAACAGAGTTGTGTTCTAGGCAGTATATGCCCTTCATAGGGACTACTAAAGAGTCACTCTTTATTCACTAAAGGAGTTTCTCAAGTACGGTGTTACTCCAGGTGTCAGCAGGagataaaaataaagtgtttccTAAGTCCTAGGACAGACTAGGTTAAACTGAGTTCAAGAGGTTTCTTTGCTGTATAACTTATCagagtttttatttattcttttttaagaagttgaatattttattattaaattgtttaTTCTCCTGCAAGGCTGTTGCTTCACTGTATAAAAATAGCACCAGCAAACACAGtatattgcaaaattaagacAGTAATATTCTTCACTGGACACTATACAACTAACAAACTTTTCTCCACTGGGAGTTATTTCTAGTGGGAAGATCATTTTGACCCAAATCCAAGGATAGCTGTAAGCAAGTTACAATGTCATATAAGGTATAAGATAACCATGCTATCCTtgaattacataatttttataattagttttatCAGAGATAATTTCAGGAATTCTGAATATTATAACTGGAGCCTAGCCTAAAAATCACAGGATGCTGTGGAAAAGATACACAGTGTTTATTGAAGGCATTAGAAAGTTAAGGGGTATTTTCTTCAGGAAACATTGTTACAAGTAGTTTCTTTTGctaaaagttgctttttaaatatctatcCACCACTAATTTAAGACAACTATGCTAGATTAAGTTGTTTCAAAGTAGTTTATTTAGGGGTTCCATTTTCATTCCTCAatagattttatgtatttttcatatgcttcttcACTCATTAGTTCATCTAGTCCTGAAGGGTTACTGAATGTCATCTTGATCAGCCAACCATCTTCATAACAAGACTTGTTGACAAGTCCTGGATTTTCTGCTAGAGCTGTATTAATTTCAGTTACTTCTCCTGATAGAGGGGAATAGAGTTCACTAGCAGCTTTCACACTTTCCAAAGCACTAAACTCCTCTTGTTTGTTCAACTTTGTCCCAACTTCAGGCAGACTACAGTAAACAACATCTCCCAAAGCTTCCTGTGCAAAATTGCTGATTCCCACTGTTCCAACACCGTTTTCTGTTGTTACCCATTGGtgtttttctgtgaatttccGCACCGACAGCAGAGCAGGGCCGGTGCGCAGTCCCCATGGCCGCGGCGAGCAGGGCGCGCTGGGTGGAGATGGCGCGCAGACTGCCGCCCGCGCCCGCACGCTCCGCACCGCTTGCAGCGCCGTGTTCGCACGGGTGCAGAGGGGCTCGGCGCTGCACCCAGAGCACCCCGGCCGGCGGGGGCGGGCTTATCAGAGCTTTTAATATCCAATGTTCATCATGA is a window of Muntiacus reevesi chromosome 1, mMunRee1.1, whole genome shotgun sequence DNA encoding:
- the LOC136163683 gene encoding glycine cleavage system H protein, mitochondrial-like, encoding MSQRLLYLDRGIPPNTTGAADRCKSSEELYYKLEQGLPPHNLMVMQTEPRVMAAIHFYTVQLGGGIMAIGDLTRGVSPLEASRPGFPYRAEVLSVKQMSLTGAEPLCTRANTALQAVRSVRARAAVCAPSPPSAPCSPRPWGLRTGPALLSVRKFTEKHQWVTTENGVGTVGISNFAQEALGDVVYCSLPEVGTKLNKQEEFSALESVKAASELYSPLSGEVTEINTALAENPGLVNKSCYEDGWLIKMTFSNPSGLDELMSEEAYEKYIKSIEE